The sequence GTACGAACGGACCGTGAGCTCCAGCTCCTCGATCGGCAGAGCCAGATCGGCGGCGAGAGCGGCGTCCGTCGGGGACGGGCCCATGTCGATGCCCTCGGCGTCGATGTTGAGCTCGCGCGCCAGACCGAACAGCTCGACCAGGGTCTTGCCGGCCGACGCCATGGCGTCACGGGGACGCATGGCCTGCTTGGTCTCGACGTCGACGATCAGCTTGTCGAAGTCGGTGCGCTGCTCGACACGGGTCGCCTCGACCTTGTACGTGACCTTGAGCACCGGCGAGTAGATGGAGTCGACCGGGATACGGCCGATCTCCTGGCCGACCTGCTTGTTCTGGACGGCGGAGACGTAGCCGCGACCGCGCTCGACGGTCAGCTCCATCTCCAGCTTGCCCTTGCCGTTGAGCGTGGCGAGGACGAGGTCGGGGTTGTGCACCTCGACACCGGCCGGGGGCGCGATGTCGGCGGCGGTGACCAGACCCGGGCCCTGCTTGCGCAGGTACATCACGACCGGCTCGTCGTGCTCCGAGGAGACGACCAGCTGCTTGATGTTGAGGATGAGGTCGGTCACGTCCTCCTTGACGCCCGGCACGGTGGTGAACTCGTGCAGGACACCGTCGATCCGGATGCTGGTGACAGCGGCACCGGGGATCGAGGAGAGGAGCGTGCGGCGGAGGGAGTTGCCGAGGGTGTAGCCGAAGCCCGGCTCCAGCGGCTCGATCACGAACCGGGAGCGGAACTCGTCGACGACCTCTTCGGTCAGCGACGGACGCTGAGCGATAAGCATGCGGTGATCCTTCAGTCGTGGGCACCCACTATTTGATGCCCGACAGATGTAACAAGGGTACGGGCGGTACGCCCCGTAAGAGGTGTACCGCCCGGACCCGGCGCTACCGACGCACGGCCGTCACCGGCCGTAGCGGGTCAGACGCGACGACGCTTCGGC is a genomic window of Streptomyces sp. YPW6 containing:
- a CDS encoding DNA-directed RNA polymerase subunit alpha; its protein translation is MLIAQRPSLTEEVVDEFRSRFVIEPLEPGFGYTLGNSLRRTLLSSIPGAAVTSIRIDGVLHEFTTVPGVKEDVTDLILNIKQLVVSSEHDEPVVMYLRKQGPGLVTAADIAPPAGVEVHNPDLVLATLNGKGKLEMELTVERGRGYVSAVQNKQVGQEIGRIPVDSIYSPVLKVTYKVEATRVEQRTDFDKLIVDVETKQAMRPRDAMASAGKTLVELFGLARELNIDAEGIDMGPSPTDAALAADLALPIEELELTVRSYNCLKREGIHSVGELVARSEADLLDIRNFGAKSIDEVKAKLAGMGLALKDSPPGFDPTAAADAFGADDDADAGFVETEQY